One segment of Heteronotia binoei isolate CCM8104 ecotype False Entrance Well chromosome 18, APGP_CSIRO_Hbin_v1, whole genome shotgun sequence DNA contains the following:
- the MRPS17 gene encoding small ribosomal subunit protein uS17m → MSALRGAVHAKWIIGKVIGTKMQKTAKVRVTRLVLDPYLLKFYNKRKTYFAHDPQQQCLVGDIVLLKALPVRRSKHVKHELAEIVYKVGKIIDPVTGKPCAGSKLLESVTDSDSENLTDRDTSFLSEKLQELTVSSSDK, encoded by the exons ATGTCTGCGTTGCGTGGAGCGGTCCATGCCAAATGGATCATAGGGAAAGTCATTGGGACCAAAATGCAGAAGACTGCCAAAGTGAGAGTAACAAGGCTGGTGCTGGATCCTTACTTATTAAAG TTCTATAACAAGCGGAAAACTTATTTTGCTCACGATCCTCAGCAGCAGTGCCTTGTGGGAGACATTGTCCTTCTGAAAGCTTTGCCAGTGCGGAGAAGCAAGCATGTGAAACATGAACTGGCAGAAATCGTGTACAAGGTTGGGAAAATTATTGATCCTGTGACCGGGAAGCCCTGTGCCGGATCGAAACTCTTGGAAAGTGTAACAGACTCAGACTCAGAAAACCTCACCGATAGAGACACCAGCTTCCTTAGTGAAAAACTCCAAGAGCTCACTGTTTCCTCTTCGGATAAATGA
- the NIPSNAP2 gene encoding protein NipSnap homolog 2 yields MAAGALLRGSGARFRPFSEQGATSRLFFLRSLVSSSNRSGEDSWLKSLFVRKVDPRKDAHSNLLAKRETSSLYKLQFHNVKPECLDSYNQLCKEVLPKIHEGKEYPCTLVGTWNTWYGEQDQAVHLWRYEGGYPALTEVMSKLRLDKEFMEFRKARGNMLLSRKNQLLLEFSFWNEPVPRAGPNIYELRSYQLRPGTMIEWGNYWARAIRFRQDNEEAVGGFFSQIGQLYMVHHLWAYKDLQSREDTRNSAWHKPGWDELVYYTVPLIQEMESRIMIPLKISPLQ; encoded by the exons ATGGCGGCCGGGGCGCTGCTGCGGGGGAGCGGGGCCCGCTTCCGCCCCTTCTCCGAGCAGGGGGCCACTTCCCGCCTTTTTTTCCTCAG GAGCCTGGTGTCATCCAGTAACAGATCCGGTGAAGATAGCTGGTTAAAATCATTGTTTGTCCGCAAAGTTGATCCCAGGAAAGATGCTCACTCCAATCTCTTAGCCAAAAGGGAGACCAGCAGTCTCTATAAATTACAGT TTCACAATGTCAAACCAGAATGCCTAGACTCCTACAACCAGCTTTG taaagagGTGCTGCCAAAGATCCACGAAGGGAAGGAGTATCCATGTACACTGGTGGGGACGTGGAACACGTGGTACGGAGAGCAAGATCAGGCTG TCCACCTCTGGCGATATGAGGGAGGCTACCCAGCCCTTACGGAGGTCATGAGTAAGCTTCGACTTGACAAG GAGTTCATGGAGTTTCGCAAAGCAAGGGGGAATATGCTTCTTTCACGCAAGAATCAGCTGCTGCTGGAGTTCAGTTTCTGGAATGAACCGGTTCCCAGGGCAGGCCCCAATATCTATGAACTGAGGTCTTACCAACTTCGT cctGGAACAATGATTGAGTGGGGAAACTACTG GGCCCGTGCCATTCGTTTCCGGCAAGACAACGAAGAAGCCGTTGGAGGCTTTTTTTCACAGATTGGGCAGCTGTATATGGTTCATCATCTCTGGG CCTACAAAGATCTTCAGTCCAGAGAAGACACAAGAAACTCTGCATGGCACAAGCCTGGATGGGATGAGCTGGTGTACTACACAG tGCCCCTAATTCAGGAAATGGAATCCAGAATTATGATACCATTGAAGATTTCTCCTTTGCAGTAA